In Mucilaginibacter auburnensis, the genomic stretch AACGACATGCATTACGGGGTATTGGCTGCCCGTAAAGGCGGGTTATATAAAGAAAGGTGTTTGAATGCACTTTCTTTGCCTGAAATAACGCAATTCTTTAAAACTAAAATATTAACCGAATCCGCAATAAATGCTTAAAGAAAAAGTACTTAAGGTACGCAATACTAAGCAGGTACCTACCATTTTGGTAATAGGCGACCTGATGGTTGATCATTATATATTTGGCAGTGCAACCAGGCTTTCTCCGGAGGCACCTGTGCCTGTGGTAAATGTAAAAAATGAAACTGTTACGTTGGGTGGTGCAGCAAACGTAGCACAGAACTTAATATCATTGGGTGCAAAGGTTGAATTAGCAGGTATTGTTGGAGACGATGTCTCGGGCGCTCAGTTAAAGGATATATTAAACGCAGAAAGCATACTGACGGATTGTATTGTTACGGATAGTAAACGACCTACCACGGTTAAAACCCGCGTAATGGCAGGGAGCCATCAGTTGGTTAGGGTTGACAGGGAAATTACCGATGCTGTTGATGCTGACCTGGAAAATGAGCTGGTTAATAAATTAAGCGGAAGCATAGAAAAAGCAGATATAGTGATCTTCTCGGATTACAACAAAGGCTTGTTTTCGCATACACTTACGCAAAAATTACTTGACGTTGCAAAAGCTAAAGGTAAAAGGGTAGTGGTTGATCCTAAAGGTTTGAATTATGCTAAGTACAATGGCGCTTACCTTATCAAGCCCAACCGAAAAGAGTTGACCGAGGCCGCCAAGTTTGAAAAAATAAAAGGAATTGATGACCTGCAACAAGCGGCTAAAATTATTTTTGATCAAACGCAAACAGATTACCTGGTTATAACCTTATCAGAAGAGGGTATGGTAATATTGAGCGAGCTTGCTTATAAATTATTGCCCGTTAAAGCTACCGAAGTTTTTGATGTTACCGGAGCTGGTGATACAGTACTTGCCGTAATTGCATATTTCTTAGCTTTGGGCTTTGATGTTGAAGAGGCTTGCGAGTTAGCTAACCATGCCGCCGCTATTGTGATAAGGCGTGTTGGAAGTGCCTCAACAACAATTGACGAAATATTAAATGATATGGCTGAATAGCCTTTGGTTTTGAATATGATAACAGCGCAACTTTGGGAGCATTTGCAAACCCTTGAAAAAGTTATTGATAGTTTAGTGCCTGATATTGAGAAGGCCTGTAATATGGTTAATAATACCATTTCAAACGGTGGTAAAGTGCTCATTGCGGGCAATGGTGGCAGCGCGGCAGATGCGCAACATATTGCGGCGGAGTTAAGCGGCAGGTTTTTAAAGGAAAGAAAAGCGCTGCCGGGCATTGCATTAACAACAGATACATCTGCACTTACTTCAATTGCTAATGATTATGGATATGCCTATGTTTTTTCCCGTCAGGTAGAGGCTTTGGCTCGTCCCGAAGATCTTTTTATAGGTATATCAACCAGTGGTAACAGCGAGGGTATTTTGAATGCATTCAAATCCGCTCAGGAAGTAGGTTGTGCTACATTGGGTTTATCCGGTCGAGATGGTGGAAAAATGAATGAACTATGTGATCTGAATATTGTTATCCCATCTGACGTTACAGCACGTATTCAGGAAATGCACATTACCATTGGTCATATTCTTTGCAAGTCGGTTGACGATCTTTTTTAATATTATATCTATCTATGAGAACTCAGTTAGAACATACTCTACTTAATAAAATAACTGATATAGCTTCCTTAAAACGGAAGATAGCCATGTGGAAATTTCAGGGTGAGAAGGTTGTTTTTAGTAACGGTGTGTTTGACCTGCTACATACCGGCCATATTACTTACCTCACAAAGGCTGCTGAGTTAGGTGAAAGATTGATAATTGGTTTGAATACCGATAGTTCTGTAAAGCGCCTAAAGGGTCCTGAACGGCCAGTTAATGATCAGAATAGTCGTGCACTACTACTGGCTGCCCTGTTTTTTGTAGATGCTATTGTGTTGTTTGATGATGACACGCCCCTCAACCTCATAACAGAGTTACAACCCGATATTTTAGTTAAAGGCGCCGACTATACCATTGACAAAATTGTTGGCGCAAAAGAGGTTTTAGCTAACGGCGGTGAGGTGAAAACTATTGATTTTGTTGATGGATTTTCTTCTACATCTATCATACAAAAAATCAAAGGTAACTTAAGCTAAAGCGCAGTTAACTTAAATGTTTATCTTTGGCTTTGCTATTAATTATGGTTAGCCAAAACTGCAACAAAATATTTGAACAGGTTATTACAGACTATCATCAGTTTAATGATATTGACCTGGTCCCTCAAAATCCTTTCCAAACAGGTACTTTAGAAAACCTTTTGTATGACAAATGCTGGATAGATACAGCGCAATGGCATATGGAGGATGAAATACGCAATCCGTCAATTGAACCAGGGGCCGCCGTTCAATGGAAACGACGCATAGATAAATCAAACCAGGATCGTACCGATATTGTAGAGGTTATAGATGACTATTTTTACACCAAATATCAAAACATCCAACCTAAAGAGTCTGCCAGGTTCAATACCGAAAGCCCGGCCGGAGCAATAGACCGTCTTTCAATATTACAACTTAAAATATACCACATGCGCGAGCAAGCCGAGCGTACGGATATTAGCGAAGAACAACGTGAAAAGAATACCACTAAGCTTGACATTTTGTTGCAACAGCGCGAAGACCTTTCGTTAGCTATTGATGAGTTGTTGGAGGATATAGAAAAAGGGGATAAGTATATGAAGGTGTACAGGCAAATGAAGATGTACAATGACCCTGATCTCAACCCCGTGCTTTACAAAAAATAATAAATGAGTACCCCCAGGCACATACTGGTGATGCGTTTTTCGGCAATGGGCGACGTTGCCATGACCGTGCCTGTTATTAAGGCTTTATTAAACCAGCATCCGGATGTCGTTGTAACATTTGTTTCACGTGCCGGCTTCAGGCAGTTTTTTGCTGATATTCCAAGGCTTAATTACTTCGCTGTTGATTTGAATGGCGAGCATAAGGATTTTCCGGGAATCTTAAAATTAAGCAAACAACTAAAAGCCCAAGGTAAATATGCCGCCGTTGCCGATTTACATAACAACCTTCGGTCAAATATCCTGGGCTTTTTGTTTAAATTTTCGGGTGTACGCGTAAAGCAGGTTGATAAAGGCCGAAACGAGAAGAAATTACTTACCCGTTTTCCTGATAAGGTTTTAAAACCCTTAAAGCGAACCGTTCAGCGTTACGCGGATGTGTTTACTGAACTGGGCTTCCCCGTTGTTTTAGACAATCAGCTTATCAGGTCAGAACAGTCATTACCTACAGCAGTAAAAGAGTTATTCGGAGAGAAACAAATGGCCTGGATAGGCGTTGCGCCCTTTGCCCAACATGTTGGCAAAATATATCCTCCCGAAAAAATGGAAACGGTGCTGCGACTGTTGCAGCAATGTCAGGTTAAAGTGTTTCTGTTCGGTGGATCGCCGCGCGAAAAAGAGATCTGTGAGCAGTGGGAAAAAGATTTTACTAATGTAATATCAACGGTAAACCGTTTAAATATGCAACTGGAGTTGCAGTTGATAAGTAATTTAAACGTTATGCTGAGTATGGATTCTGCAGGTATGCATTTAGCCTCTTTATGCGGGGTGCCTGCAGTGTCTGTTTGGGGAGCAACCCATCACTTTGCCGGTTTTTTAGGCTATGGCCAGTCCGAAGAGAATATTGTTGCTGATGATTTAGAATGTCGCCCATGCTCTATATATGGTAATAAACCTTGTTTTCGTAAAGATTACGCCTGCATGCATAACATAATGCCCGATGTAATTGTAAATAAATTGCTCAAATTTGTATAATGGCAAAGCGCTTATCGTTTTTAGCATTTTTCATATTATTAGGCTGTACAACCTTAAACGCCCAGATATTGTATGGTGTGAGGGTTGCCGGTGGTTTTGCTTACCAGCAGGTTAAAAGTACTTCAGTTAGAGTAACAGGCGGTAGTGTTAAAACGTTTAACATTTATGGTTTTGCTCAAGCTCCGCTAAACAATGATTTTTGGTTAAGTGCATCTTTAGGAATAACCAATAAGGGCTCAATTGTATATGATGATGCCCTTACTACTACCACCCGTTTAACTTATATTGAGTTGCCAGTTAGCGTGCTTAAAAAGTTTAATATACCTAACACCGGTTGGTTTTTTATAGGGGCAGGTGGGTATGCAGCTATGGGATTGAAAGGACGGCTTGATTTTGAAACGCCCGGAAGTAATACATTCGA encodes the following:
- the rfaE1 gene encoding D-glycero-beta-D-manno-heptose-7-phosphate kinase is translated as MLKEKVLKVRNTKQVPTILVIGDLMVDHYIFGSATRLSPEAPVPVVNVKNETVTLGGAANVAQNLISLGAKVELAGIVGDDVSGAQLKDILNAESILTDCIVTDSKRPTTVKTRVMAGSHQLVRVDREITDAVDADLENELVNKLSGSIEKADIVIFSDYNKGLFSHTLTQKLLDVAKAKGKRVVVDPKGLNYAKYNGAYLIKPNRKELTEAAKFEKIKGIDDLQQAAKIIFDQTQTDYLVITLSEEGMVILSELAYKLLPVKATEVFDVTGAGDTVLAVIAYFLALGFDVEEACELANHAAAIVIRRVGSASTTIDEILNDMAE
- a CDS encoding D-sedoheptulose 7-phosphate isomerase; amino-acid sequence: MITAQLWEHLQTLEKVIDSLVPDIEKACNMVNNTISNGGKVLIAGNGGSAADAQHIAAELSGRFLKERKALPGIALTTDTSALTSIANDYGYAYVFSRQVEALARPEDLFIGISTSGNSEGILNAFKSAQEVGCATLGLSGRDGGKMNELCDLNIVIPSDVTARIQEMHITIGHILCKSVDDLF
- the rfaE2 gene encoding D-glycero-beta-D-manno-heptose 1-phosphate adenylyltransferase yields the protein MRTQLEHTLLNKITDIASLKRKIAMWKFQGEKVVFSNGVFDLLHTGHITYLTKAAELGERLIIGLNTDSSVKRLKGPERPVNDQNSRALLLAALFFVDAIVLFDDDTPLNLITELQPDILVKGADYTIDKIVGAKEVLANGGEVKTIDFVDGFSSTSIIQKIKGNLS
- a CDS encoding DUF4254 domain-containing protein, which codes for MALLLIMVSQNCNKIFEQVITDYHQFNDIDLVPQNPFQTGTLENLLYDKCWIDTAQWHMEDEIRNPSIEPGAAVQWKRRIDKSNQDRTDIVEVIDDYFYTKYQNIQPKESARFNTESPAGAIDRLSILQLKIYHMREQAERTDISEEQREKNTTKLDILLQQREDLSLAIDELLEDIEKGDKYMKVYRQMKMYNDPDLNPVLYKK
- a CDS encoding glycosyltransferase family 9 protein encodes the protein MSTPRHILVMRFSAMGDVAMTVPVIKALLNQHPDVVVTFVSRAGFRQFFADIPRLNYFAVDLNGEHKDFPGILKLSKQLKAQGKYAAVADLHNNLRSNILGFLFKFSGVRVKQVDKGRNEKKLLTRFPDKVLKPLKRTVQRYADVFTELGFPVVLDNQLIRSEQSLPTAVKELFGEKQMAWIGVAPFAQHVGKIYPPEKMETVLRLLQQCQVKVFLFGGSPREKEICEQWEKDFTNVISTVNRLNMQLELQLISNLNVMLSMDSAGMHLASLCGVPAVSVWGATHHFAGFLGYGQSEENIVADDLECRPCSIYGNKPCFRKDYACMHNIMPDVIVNKLLKFV
- a CDS encoding porin family protein, producing MAKRLSFLAFFILLGCTTLNAQILYGVRVAGGFAYQQVKSTSVRVTGGSVKTFNIYGFAQAPLNNDFWLSASLGITNKGSIVYDDALTTTTRLTYIELPVSVLKKFNIPNTGWFFIGAGGYAAMGLKGRLDFETPGSNTFDVVRYGKDNDAKRFDTGLSFSTGFELRNKLVFNVGYSLGLNNIASEPQQATGTSTVKNRIFTVGLGYIIK